In Apium graveolens cultivar Ventura chromosome 10, ASM990537v1, whole genome shotgun sequence, the following are encoded in one genomic region:
- the LOC141689875 gene encoding kinesin-like protein KIN-7K, chloroplastic produces MAYRQAVKPKKLSSRAANSQSSSTTSSSKLFPETSAEGLSSPASSTAQSKPHYYYSESLPVDVQRSKENVTVTVRFRPLSQREIKLGEEIAWYADGETIVRSENNSSIAYAYDKVFGPTTTTRQVYDVAAQHVISGAMEGINGTIFAYGVTSSGKTHTMHGDQRSPGIIPLAVKDTFSIIQETPSREYLLRVSYLEIYNEVVNDLLNPAGQNLRIREDAQGTFVEGVKEEVVLSPAHALSLIAAGEEHRHVGSTNFNLLSSRSHTIFTLTIESSPCGEHCEGEAVNLSQLNLIDLAGSESSKAETTGVRRKEGSYINKSLLTLGTVIAKLGDGKTSHVPYRDSKLTRLLQSSLSGHGRVSLICTVTPSSSNSEETHNTLKFAHRAKHIEIQAAQNKIIDEKSLIKKYQHEIRTLKEELEQIKRGIVTIPKLKHTEGDDIVILKQKLEDDQVKLQSRLEQEEDAKAALLSRIQRLTKLILVSTKTSQASRFSHRPGPRRRHSFGEEELAYLPLRRRDLNLDDQNIDTYTSVDGTFEAEDETLKEEKKTRKNGLLNWLKPRKRENGSRTFTSTIDKSSGTKSLSTPSTPKAESSNLLVESRLSHAIPTENAPSADLLLEVRHDSETLEESLQHETPLTSMHTLDQIDLLREQQKILSGEVAFHSSVLKRLSDEAIRYPEKKYIQDEMAKLNGEIKRKNEQIALLEKRIACFVISSHDNLDKLELSESVADLETRLNEKSFELEVKVADNRIIQEQLNQKIDECENLQQTVLSLKGQLSEAQEYKNLSQMNGNSKRYSETESFKMEISSENEPTVSKDMCEGSFLKAKMEIRELNEKVTELTVSREKLEIENQQLAEESSYAKGLASAAAVELKALSEEVAKLMNHNERLTAELAAQKSSQTQRKTFVGNRNGRRDVNTKRHDQGTVNPEIKRELALLREREHSYEAALAEKDQREAELQRRVEESKQKEAYLENELANMWVLVAKLKKSQGSGLNASESTRESPIVDDDYKIWNGTK; encoded by the exons ATGGCGTATAGACAGGCAGTAAAACCGAAGAAATTGAGCTCCAGAGCTGCGAACTCGCAGTCTTCTTCAACGACGTCGTCTTCGAAACTGTTTCCGGAGACTTCTGCGGAAGGATTGAGCTCTCCTGCCTCGTCGACGGCGCAGAGTAAGCCACACTACTATTACTCTGAATCATTGCCTGTTGATGTACAGAGATCTAAGGAAAATGTGACTGTAACTGTTCGATTTCGGCCTCTCAG CCAGAGAGAAATTAAGTTAGGAGAGGAGATTGCGTGGTATGCGGATGGCGAAACTATTGTGCGAAGCGAGAACAATTCGTCTATTGCGTATGCATACG ACAAGGTGTTTGGTCCAACTACTACCACTCGTCAAGTGTATGATGTTGCTGCTCAACATGTCATTAGTGGTGCTATGGAAGGCATTAACG GCACTATCTTTGCATATGGTGTAACAAGTAGTGGGAAGACACACACTATGCAT GGTGATCAGAGGTCACCAGGAATTATACCTTTGGCTGTCAAGGACACTTTCAGTATTATCCAGGAG ACACCAAGTCGTGAATATCTGCTTCGCGTCTCATATCTGGAAATCTATAATGAG GTTGTTAATGACTTGCTGAATCCTGCAGGACAGAATTTAAGAATTAGAGAAGATGCACAG GGAACGTTTGTTGAAGGAGTAAAGGAGGAAGTTGTATTATCTCCAGCTCATGCCCTTTCTCTTATTGCTGCGGGAGAAG AGCACAGACATGTTGGTTCCACAAATTTTAATTTACTCAGCAGCAGGAGTCATACAATATTCACACTG ACAATAGAGAGTAGTCCATGTGGTGAACACTGTGAAGGTGAAGCGGTCAATTTGTCGCAGCTG AACCTTATTGACCTGGCAGGTTCAGAGAGTTCTAAGGCTGAAACAACTGGTGTTCGTCGAAAAGAAGGATCTTATATTAATAAAAGCCTTCTGACTCTTGGAACT GTTATTGCAAAATTAGGAGATGGGAAGACTTCACATGTACCGTACAGAGACTCAAAGTTAACTAGGCTTCTCCAGTCTTCATTAAGTGGTCACGGCAGAGTATCA CTCATTTGCACTGTTACCCCCTCTTCAAGCAATTCGGAAGAGACACACAACACATTGAAATTTGCCCACCGTGCAAAACATATTGAAATTCAAGCAGCACAAAACAAG ATAATCGATGAAAAATCACTAATTAAGAAGTATCAACATGAGATTCGTACCCTAAAGGAAGAACTGGAACAAATAAAGAGAGGTATAGTTACAATCCCTAAGCTGAAGCACACAGAAGGAGATGACATTGTAATCCTCAAACAAAAG TTAGAAGATGATCAAGTCAAGTTGCAATCGAGGCTGGAGCAAGAAGAAGATGCCAAAGCTGCTTTATTAAGCAGAATACAGAGATTGACAAAGTTGATTTTGGTCTCCACAAAAACCTCACAGGCGTCTAGATTTTCTCATCGGCCTGGTCCAAGAAGACGACATTCTTTTGGAGAAGAAGAG CTTGCATATCTTCCACTAAGAAGGCGGGATTTGAATTTGGATGACCAAAACATTGATACATATACTTCTGTTGATGGAACTTTTGAAGCTGAAGATGAGACACTGAAGGAGGAGAAGAAGACTCGAAAGAATGGATTGTTAAACTGGTTAAAGCCACGG AAACGAGAAAATGGCTCAAGAACTTTTACAAGCACTATTGATAAATCAAGTGGGACAAAGTCTTTGAGCACACCCTCAACCCCTAAAGCAGAAAGTAGTAATCTTCTTGTCGAATCTAGGCTTTCACATGCCATACCTACAGAAAATGCTCCATCTGCTGATCTTCTTTTAGAGGTCAGGCATGACAGTGAAACTCTCGAAGAATCTTTGCAACATGAGACCCCTCTG ACTAGCATGCATacattggaccaaatagatcttCTGAGGGAGCAGCAAAAGATCTTGTCTGGAGAGGTAGCTTTTCATTCAAGTGTGCTGAAGAGGTTGTCAGATGAGGCCATTAGATATCCtgaaaaaaaatatattcaa GATGAGATGGCAAAGTTGAATGGCGAAATCAAAAGGAAAAATGAACAAATAGCCCTCCTAGAAAAGCGAATTGCTTGTTTTGTTATTTCTTCGCATGACAATCTGGATAAGTTGGAACTTTCAGAA TCTGTGGCTGATCTAGAGACACGCTTAAACGAGAAATCTTTTGAACTGGAG GTTAAAGTTGCGGACAACAGAATAATTCAAGAGCAGCTCAACCAAAAG ATTGATGAATGTGAAAATTTGCAACAAACAGTTTTATCATTGAAAGGACAGCTCTCTGAGGCACAAGAGTATAAAAATCTCAGCCAAATGAATGGTAATTCAAAACGGTACAGTGAAACAGAAAGCTTTAAGATGGAAATTTCCTCGGAGAATGAGCCTACAGTGTCGAAAGATATGTGCGAAGGGTCATTTCTGAAAGCTAAG ATGGAGATTAGGGAACTCAATGAGAAAGTGACTGAGCTAACTGTATCAAGAGAGAAGCTGGAGATAGAGAATCAGCAACTTGCAGAAGAAAGTTCATATGCAAAAGGGTTAGCCTCTGCTGCAGCAGTGGAGCTGAAGGCACTATCGGAAGAAGTTGCAAAGCTGATGAACCATAATGAGAGACTAACTGCAGAGCTGGCAGCACAAAAGAGTTCCCAGACGCAACGAAAAACTTTTGTCGGCAATAGAAACGGCAGAAGGGATGTCAACACCAAACGACATGACCAAGGCACGGTAAATCCAGAAATCAAGAGAGAACTGGCTTTATTACGGGAAAGAGAGCATTCATATGAAGCTGCTTTAGCAGAAAAGGATCAAAGAGAGGCTGAGCTTCAAAGAAGAGTCGAGGAATCAAAACAAAAAGAGGCTTATCTTGAGAACGAGCTTGCAAACATGTGGGTCCTTGTAGCGAAACTGAAAAAATCACAAGGATCTGGACTAAATGCTTCCGAGTCAACTAGAGAAAGCCCGATAGTTGATGATGATTATAAAATTTGGAACGGTACAAAATAA
- the LOC141692179 gene encoding uncharacterized protein LOC141692179 produces MQNPIDYDCFVANKNAGNKSNITIVSRDQETFVLPRHGYSLIGSVNGLVCLLVCPKRVSLWNPAIRQSMEFNLPPERGYSRYPTLIGAGFDPVSNDYKVVVCYSLLDFCAVYSSNSTSWIQLSVPHHELLMEKNEKSIFVPATYVKDCPYWTYSTYSDDEIKLLTFGTTCFFGTYPSVKKNFVKSLIALKFDATSNKFKWLPEFIPDAQSREHRMYFKFVNMRDLLALLAYRPSATGKLDVYCLDEETGCDAWIKMHQVGPFEQFERFQYLQQGFKYGEEIVFFENHKIRYYDHKTKTFKCLLGEDAFQLSNLFTYTPPYGLASRNEVRLYRQPNPSTW; encoded by the coding sequence ATGCAAAACCCTATTGACTATGACTGTTTTGTAGCTAATAAAAATGCCGGTAACAAAAGCAATATCACCATTGTTTCTCGAGACCAAGAGACTTTTGTACTCCCTAGACATGGTTACTCTTTGATTGGTTCCGTTAATGGCTTAGTCTGTCTACTTGTTTGCCCTAAAAGAGTGTCTCTATGGAACCCCGCAATTCGCCAGTCTATGGAATTTAATCTTCCACCAGAACGTGGTTATAGTCGTTATCCAACTCTAATTGGAGCCGGTTTTGATCCTGTCAGTAACGATTACAAGGTCGTAGTCTGCTATTCGTTGTTAGACTTTTGTGCTGTTTACTCCTCTAATTCCACTTCATGGATTCAACTATCCGTTCCTCATCATGAGCTTCTTATGGAGAAAAATGAGAAATCAATATTTGTTCCGGCTACTTATGTGAAGGATTGTCCTTATTGGACATATTCTACATACTCAGACGATGAGATCAAGCTTTTGACATTTGGGACGACTTGTTTCTTTGGGACGTATCCATCCGTTAAGAAAAACTTTGTTAAATCTTTGATTGCGCTCAAGTTTGATGCTACAAGTAACAAGTTCAAGTGGTTGCCCGAGTTTATCCCTGATGCACAAAGTCGTGAACATAGAATGTATTTCAAATTCGTGAATATGAGAGATCTTCTTGCTTTGTTGGCATACCGACCATCTGCAACCGGTAAGCTCGATGTGTATTGTTTGGACGAGGAAACGGGATGTGATGCTTGGATTAAGATGCATCAGGTTGGCCCCTTTGAACAATTTGAACGGTTTCAGTACCTGCAACAAGGTTTCAAGTACGGTGAGGAGATTGTATTCTTTGAAAATCATAAGATCCGCTACTACGATCACAAAACAAAAACGTTCAAGTGTCTTCTCGGTGAAGATGCCTTTCAATTGTCAAATCTTTTTACATACACACCACCATATGGTTTGGCTTCGAGGAATGAAGTCCGTTTATACAGACAACCAAACCCGTCCACTTGGTAA